In Mycolicibacterium gadium, the genomic window ATCGGTCCCACGTGCCGGACGCGCCGGGGGAACCAAAGGCCAACGCCAACGGGATGATCCCGCAGAAAGTTATGAACGCCGCGATCGCCCGACACGTGGTCGTTTGAGCTCCTCGCGCCGCGAGAAACGCTGTGAGCCAATAGTAATGATCGCGGCTGCGTTCTTTGCGCCCGCCAGCGGTCATCAGCGCTCACCCCTCATGGATGGCACGCGGACCTCGGCATTGACAAATGTTAACGCCTGGCAAATGGTCGCGGGAGTAGTAGCTGGCGAAGTTAACCGGCATGTCACCTTCCTCCTGACCTGGCACAAAGTCATCTCGTTGCTTGATTGCTTGGGCACCGTGAAAGTGCCAGCCCACCGACCGACAGGGGACCCGCTCAGCCGCTTGCCAAAAGGGCGCTCAGATATGAATTGGTTCATTGTTGATCAATCGTCCGCTCCGCAAGATGATGCCCGTCAGAATCGCGCCGACGAGGAACAGCACGCTCGCGATGTGAAAGGCCACGGTGTACCCGTGGATGGCCCCGGTTGCCGCGACAGCGGGGGTGGGCGGTTGGTGGTGGTGGATATAGCGATCCAGCACCGTGGTGAAGATCGTCGAAAGGGCGGCGGTACCGACCGTTCCGCCGATTTGCTGACTGGTGTTGACCATCGCCGAGGCGACGCCTGCGTCCCGGGTGGCGACACCGCTTGTCGCGGTAGCCACCGCCGGTGAGAACGCCATCCCCATGCCGAGACCGAGCAGGATGATCGGGCCGAGGATGTCGCGGGTGTACGTCGCATCGACCGCGAGCCGGCCGAGCCAGGCCATGCCTGCCGCTGCCACGACCATGCCCGTCGGGATTATCGGGCGCGGCCCGACGCGGCGCATCAACACCGTGTTCGCCAATGCGGCGGCGAGCCCAATGCCGGCAGCCATCGGCAGGAAGGCGACACCGGTAGCGAGTGGGCTGTACATCAGGTCGCGCTGCATGAAGTAGGTGAGGAACAGGAACGCCGCGAACATCGCGCAAAACGTGAGCGCAATCGTCAGGTAGGCGCCACCCCGGTTGCGATCCGCGACGATCTGGAGAGGGAGCAGCGGCGCTTGCACCCGCGTTTCGATGACGACGAAGGCCACGATCAGCAGCGCCGACGCGGTGAGCAGGACGACGGTGAGCGATGCGGTCCAGCCGTCCGACTCAGCCGTTGACAACCCGTACACCAGACAGAAGAGCCCGCCGCTCGCGGATACCGCGCCGGGCCAGTCGAGCCCGGCCCGGCGCGGCCGTGGGGCGGCTCGCACGATGAAGAACGCGCCGGCCGCCGCCGGCAACGCCAACGCCAGATTGATGTAGAGGCACCACCGCCAGGAAAGCAACTCCGTCACCGCACCCCCGAGAAGCAGTCCAACGACGGCGCCGCTGGCCGCGATCGCGGAGAAGACGGCGAACGCTCTTGCGCGGTCTTCGGGTTCGGTGAACGTGATGTTGAGGGTGGATAGTGCCGCCGGGGCAAGGATGGCGGCGAAAACTCCCTGGCCCGCGCGCGCCGCGATCAGCATCGCGAACCCGCCGGCGGCGCCGCCGACAGCAGACGCCCCTGCGAATCCGAGCAGTCCGATGATCAGCGTGCGGCGGACGCCCACCCGGTCGGACAACCGGCCCCCGAGCAACAGCAGGCTGCCGAAGGCCAGCGAGTAAGCCGTGATCACCCACTGCCGGCTCGCGACGTCGAATCCGAGTTCGTCTTGAGCCGACGGCAGAGCGATGTTCACGATGGTGATGTCGAGGACGACCATCAGCTGCGCCGCCCCGATGACGCCCAACACCGACCACCGCCGAGTCGGAGCCGACGCGGGCGCCTGATCTGCCGCACGCCGAGGCGGGCGCCACTCGTCGCGACGGCCGGAAACTCGATGACTCATGTTCTCCCTGTCGGCTGACGGCGCAGGTGCCCAGACATCAACGCCCATCGGGCGACTGAACTCTCCTCCCCAGGATCGGCGGTACACCGAAGCCGGGCAGGCCGCAGACTACGGGCAATCAGGGGGTCCACAATGTTGATTCGGAAACTAATCAGGCAGCCGGTGCGAGCACCACCGCCGAGTTGTGTCCGCCCATGCCCAATGACGTCTTCAGCGTCAGCGCACCGGGTTTCATCCGCGTGGGCCCATCCAGCAGTCGCGGGTGACCGGGAGCCACGGTCGGCGGCGCAGGAACGGTTCCGTGCTCATAGCTGAGTGCGGCCGCGGCGAGCTCGACGGCCGCCGCGGCGCCCTGGCAGTGCCCGACCATCTGCTTGATGGAGTAAATGCCCGGTATGCCGTGCAGTACCTCGTCGACGATTCCGGCCTCTGCGGCGTCGCATTGCTGGGTGCCGGGTCCGTGAGCGTTGAGATAGGAGATCTCGTCGGTCGATGTGTTCGCCGCACTCAGCGCGTTGCGGACACACTGATCGATGTACGTACGGGCGGGGTCGACCGACGTCAGGTGGTGAGCGTCGTGGGACATGTCGCCACCGAGCATTTGTGCGTAAGGCCGCTCGACGCCTTTGGACAGGACGAAGGAAACCGCGGCTTCGCCCGCCGGAAAGCCTCGGCTGCCCTCCTGGAACGGGCGGCACGCGTCGAGCGGTTCGACGTCGACGACGCCGACGCCGAGGCGTACGAAATGTTCTACGTTCTCCGGCGTCAGCGACAGGTCAGTGGATACGAACACCACGTCGTCGACGAAGCCGCTGTCCAGCCACATCTTCGCGGTGATCAACCCGGCGTTGCCCGACGAGCACATCGCCGAGACGTTCATCGCGGGCCCATGGAAGTCGTATTCCTTCATCAGCATCGACACCGGGGTGGACGGCATCAAGGTGAGGTAGTCGCGAATTCTGCGATGGGCCGCGTCCTTGAGGTAGAAGTCGCGCCAACCCTCGACCTCGGAGATCACGACGGCGTGCAGCAGCCCAACCCTGCGGCCGGGCACCCAGCCCCGCTCGAATGCGTCGGTCACGGCTTCGCGAGCGGCCCCGCGCATCGCACGGGAAAACCTGGTGAGCCCGTCGAGCGGATTACCCTCGTCGGCGATCTGAGCCACCCACGCATCCTCATCGCCGCTCGAACCGAACCCCCCGACCAATTTTGCGGCAGGCTTGCCGCTGATCAGGCCGGTCCACAGCGGCTCCGCGCCCCAGCCATACCCCGTTACTGCACCGATCCCGGTGATGGTCATCGGTCCTACCATGATTTATCGCCTTTCTGTTTGCCCGTTGCTGAGAAATTCCCCATTCAATTAACGCCTATTCCGCCGGAGTTGACCAGGCAGAATGTCACACATGGGACAGTGGGTGCAGTGACGACGCACACCGTTGAGCTGCGTGAACCACCAGCTAACTTGGGATCGAGGAGCCGTCGATGACGGCCAGTGACGACGACGCGGCCACGAACGACGCCTCGTCTCAACCGCTCGATCCGGTCGAAGAGCGCTTCAGGCGGCTGTTGGAACACAGCCCCGACCCCATGTGTGTCCACGCCGAAGGGCGTGTAGTTTACGTAAATCCCGCCGGTGTCAGGGGGATCGCCGCCAAGAGCGCAGATGACCTCGTGGGGCGGATGATCACGGATTTCGTCCATCCCGATTCCATCGCACCGATGCTCGGCCGCATTGCCTCTCTGCACGGGGAGGGTGACAGCACGCCGGCCGCGGAAGCGGTGATGCTGCGGCTGGACGGCAGCCCGGTGGACGCCGAAATCGTGTCGGTGCTGACGAGCTGGGACGGCAAACCTGCTTACCAAGTGATCTTCCGCGACCTGACGATCGAGAAGGCCGCCGAGGCCACCCTGCGATATCAGGCCGCACTCGTAACTCACGCCACGGACGCAATCATCGCGACGACGTTAGCTGGCACGATCACCACCTGGAATCCAGCGGCCGAAGCCATTTACGGCAGGTCCGCGGCGGACGCACTGGACCTCCCGATCACCGAGGCGGTCGGCGCCGCCGTCGATCCCGCCGCAATCGTCGCAGACGGCGGCGTCGAGCACTCGATTCACTACTCCGCGGACGGCACGGCGCTCATCGTTCGGGTCGCAGCCGCGGCGATGGACGACGGTTACGTCCTCGTCTGCTCTGACCAGACGGCCCTGCGGCGAGCCGAGCGCAGGTTTCAGATCGTCGTGGACTCACTCGTCGAAGGCGTGGTGGTTCTCGACGCGGACGGCCAGCCGGAGTGGATCAACCCCGCCGCGCGCCGCATCCTCGGCTTGCCGTTCAGCGGCAAGCTGCCCCACTACGCAGACCTCTCGGAGGCATTCCCGCTGTATGACGCCGAAGGCCACGAGCTCGAGGATTGGCATCCGTTCTTCGTGAGGTCACTGACCACCGGTCTCGTGCCTCGGCACGTAGTCGTCGGCTTCGACCGGCCGGACGGCGCGCGTCGCTGGCTTTCCGTCAGCTCCCGCCTGCTCGACCCGGCCGAGACCGGCCAGCAGGCGCTGCTCGCGTCGTTCACCGATGTCACCGACCAGCGTGATGCGCAACTTCAGCTCAAACATCAAGCTCATCACGACTCACTCACCGGGCTCCCGAACCGAGCGTATGCCGAGGCGCAGGCGACCCAGGCGCTGCAGGCCGACCCACCCACGCTGGCGGCGGTCATGTTCATCGATCTCGACAACATCAAGACCGTCAACGATGCGTTCGGCCACTACGCGGGCGACGCCGTGATCAAGACCGCGGCGCAGCGGTTACGAGCCACCCTGCGCTCCGAGGACTTGATCGCCCGCCACGGCGGAGACGAGTTCGTCGCACTGCTTTTCGGAAACCCCGACTACTCCGCGCTGGAAGGCCTTGCCGAGCGACTGCATGCCGCCCTCGCCGCACCGTTGGATGTCGCCGGCATCGCGTGCAGCCTCACCGCGAGTATCGGCGTGACCCAGGTGGTTCCTGAGGATTCGCGTGACGCGGCAGAGATCCTGCGCGACGCCGACGCCGCGATGTACAAGGCCAAGGTTTATCGCGCCACCACGCACTTCATGTCGCCCTGAAGGTACGACCGCCTGTATCCCACTTAACTAACTAGGTTTACTCTGTCCGTAGCGTCCTGCAGACAGGGGATCAACCATGGACCTCACGTGGTCGTCGGCCGATGTGGCTTTTCGCGACGAAGTGCGCGAATTTCTGGACGACAAGCTGACACCGGAACTGCGCCGCGCCGGTCGCCTCATGACGAGCGTCTACGCCGATCACGAAGCGAGCATGAAGTGGCAGAGCATTCTCCACGAACGTGGTTGGGCGGCACCCGCGTGGCCCGTCGAGCACGGCGGCTGCGACTGGACCCTGACCCAGCACTACATCTTCAGTAGAGAATCCCAGCTGGCCGGAGCGCCGTCGCTGTCTCCGATGGGCATCCGCATGGTCGCGCACGCGCTGGTCAAGTTCGGCACGCAGAAGCAAAAGGACTTCTTTTTGCCCCGCATCCTGACCGGCGAGGTGTTCTTCTGCCAGGGGTATTCCGAACCCGAAGCCGGCTCCGACCTGGCGGCGCTGTCGATGGCCGCCGTCGACGATGGCGACCACTTGGTGTGCACGGGAAGCAAGATCTGGACGACCCACGCCCGCGAGGCCAACTGGATGTTCGCGTTGGTGCGGACCTCGAAGGCCCAGAAGAAACAGCAGGGCATCACGTTCGTCCTCATCGACATGACAACGCCGGGCATCCAAATCCGCCCTCTCGTCATGACCTCCGGCGAGGAGGTGCAGAACCAGGTCTTCTTCGACGAGGTTCGGGTGCCGAAGGCCAATGTGCTCGGCAAGATCGACGAGGGCTGGACCGTCGCGAAGTACCTGCTGGAGTTCGAGCGCGGTGGCGGCGCGTCATCGCCGGCGCTGCAGGTGATGGCCGACGAGATCGCCTCCGTCGCCGCCGATCAGCCCGGTCCCGCCGGCGGGCGCCTGCTCGACGACCCCGCCTTCGCGCGAAAGCTGGCTGACGCGCGAATCCGTACCGAAGTTCTGGAGATTCTCGAATACCGGGTGCTCGCCGCCGTCGCCGAGGGCAAGAATCCGGGCGTGGCGTCGTCGATGCTGAAGGTGCTCGCCACCGAGTTGAGTCAGGCGCTGACCGAGCTCGCGATGGAAGCGGCCGGCCCACGCGGACGGGTCTACCAACCACACGCGGCCTGTCCCGGCGGCCCGGTGACCGAATACGAGGCCCCCGCCGACGACTACATCAGCGGCGACGAGTGGCAGGCCGTCGCGCCGCTGCGCTATCTCAACGATCGCGCCGGCTCGATCTACGCGGGCAGCAACGAGATTCAGCGCAACATCCTGGCCAAAGCGGCTCTCGGACTTTGATAGGCGGCATCACATGGACTTCAACCTGAGCAAGGAACAGGAACTGCTGCGCGACGGGCTCGGCAAGTTCCTGGCGACCCGATACGACCTCGAGAAGAGCCGCGCCGCGGCGAAGACGGGCCCTGGCTGGCAGCCCGACATCTGGAGTGGCTTCGCCAATGAACTCGGCATCCTCGGCGCCGCACTGCCCGAGGATGTCGGCGGCATCGGCGGCGGCCCGGTCGAGATCATGGTGATCGCCGAGGCGCTCGGGCACGCGCTGGTGGTCGAGCCCTATGTGGACACTGTGGTGGTCGCGGGCGGATTGCTGCAGCGTGCGGGCGGTCCCGTCGCGACGTCGCTGCTCGAGAAGATCGTGGAAGGCAATGCGGTCGTCGCGCTGGCAGCGGCGGAAGCATCGTCGGGCGAGAACTGGCAGGACGTGTCCACGATCGCAGAGCGTGGCGGCGACGGGTGGGTTCTTCGAGGGTCGAAGATCGTCGCGATGAGCGCCCCGTTGGCGACTCACCTGCTCGTGACTGCCCGCACCGATGACGGCATGTCGTTGTTCGTCGTCGAGCTGGACGGGGCGACCGCTGGTATCAAGACGCACCCGTATCGCACCGTCGATGACCGACGCGCCGCCGACATCGTCTTCGACGGGCTGACGCTGCCGGGCGAAGCACTGCTGGGCGAGGAAGGTCAGGCCTGGCCGTCGATCGCCACATCGCGTGACGAAGGGGCGGCGGCGGTCTGCTCCGAAGCGGTCGGCTGCATGCGAAAGGTGTTGTCCGATACCGTCGAATACGCCAAGCAGCGCCATCAGTTCGGACAGCCGATCGGCAGCTTTCAGGCGCTGCAGCATCGGATGGTCGACATGTACATGGAACTCGAGCAGGCCGTCGCTGCCGTCTACCTCACGGTCCTCAAGCTCGATTCCGAACCCGAAATCCGTGCCCGAGCGGTATCGGCGGCCAAGGCCACAGTCGGGCGCGCCGCGCGCTTCATCGGTCAACAGGCGGTGCAGCTCCACGGCGGTATGGGTATGACGGAGGAACTGGCGATCGGCCACTACTTCAAGCGGTTGACCGCGGCCCAGTTCGAGTTCGGTTCAACGGACTATCACGTCGGCCGGTATGCGGAGCTCACCACGTAGTAGCGAATCGGGCGCGCTGGTCAACCCTCGCGGTCGGTTAACGCGCCGAATTCGCAACGTAGGGTGGCTGCGTGAGCTCGCGCGGATGGATCCTGTTCCTCGCGATGAGCATCATCTGGGGTATCCCCTACCTGCTGATCAAGATTGCGGTCGATGGCGTTTCGGTACCGGTGCTGGTGTTCACCCGCGTCGCCGTCGGCGCCGCGGTCCTGCTCCCGCTGGCCATGTCGCGACGGACGGTGACCATCGTGCGCGACCATTGGAAGGCGTTGCTGGGATTCGCTTTCTTCGAAATCATCGCCGCGTGGTGGCTGCTGTCGGACGCCGAACGTCACCTCAGCAGTTCGATGACCGGTCTTCTCATCGCCGCGGCTCCGATCATCGCCGCGGCGCTGGACCGCCTCACCGGCGGCGAGCGACTCGGCGCCAAACGGATCCTCGGCCTCGCCGTCGGCATCGCGGGTGTCGCGGTTCTCGCAGGCCCGCACATCGGGGGCAGCACGTGGCCGATCATCGAGGTGCTGTTGGTGGCGACGTGTTACGCGATCGCACCGCTGATCGCCGCGCGCCATCTGGCCGACGTGCCTGCACTGCCGATGACTGCAGTGTGTCTCGGCTTCGCGGCACTGGTGTATGCGGTGCCGGCCGCGGTCACCTGGCCATCTGAAATGCCCTCCACTCAAGTGCTTTTGGCACTCGCCGGGCTCGCCGTGATTTGCACGGCGTTGGCGTTCATGGTGTTCTTCGCCCTGATCCGCGAGGTCGGGGCGGCTCGGGCGCTGGTATTCACCTACATCAATCCGGCGGTGGCTCTGGCGGCCGGGGTGATCGTGCTGAACGAACAGCTCACGCCGTGGAACGTCGCTGCCCTGGTGCTCATCCTCGTCGGTTGCGTGCTCGCCACCCACCGCCGCGCGGCAGCGCCGGCCGGTGCCGCGACCGAGCCGACACGGGCCGCACCGCGCTAACCTCTGCGCGCCTCGTCGACGTACGCCGTGATCGCATCGGTCAACGCACGTAGTTCGCGGCTGACGTCGACGGGGTCCGGCACCGCCATGGTGGCCACCATGGTGCCCATCAACGTGGTCCACACGAGATTGCCGACCGCATCTGCGCGCTCGGGCTCGAGTCCCTCGGCGACATAACGACCGAGACCGGTGAGCGTCGCGAACAAATTCAGCAGATGACGTTGGTCGACGTCCGCCCGGCTCGCCCTCGTCGCGATCAGAATCTCCAGTGCCGCAATCGATGTCGGACTCAGAAATGCGTCCGCGACAGTGTTGACGAGAAGTTCGGTCCTCGCACGTCCGAT contains:
- a CDS encoding MFS transporter; amino-acid sequence: MGVDVWAPAPSADRENMSHRVSGRRDEWRPPRRAADQAPASAPTRRWSVLGVIGAAQLMVVLDITIVNIALPSAQDELGFDVASRQWVITAYSLAFGSLLLLGGRLSDRVGVRRTLIIGLLGFAGASAVGGAAGGFAMLIAARAGQGVFAAILAPAALSTLNITFTEPEDRARAFAVFSAIAASGAVVGLLLGGAVTELLSWRWCLYINLALALPAAAGAFFIVRAAPRPRRAGLDWPGAVSASGGLFCLVYGLSTAESDGWTASLTVVLLTASALLIVAFVVIETRVQAPLLPLQIVADRNRGGAYLTIALTFCAMFAAFLFLTYFMQRDLMYSPLATGVAFLPMAAGIGLAAALANTVLMRRVGPRPIIPTGMVVAAAGMAWLGRLAVDATYTRDILGPIILLGLGMGMAFSPAVATATSGVATRDAGVASAMVNTSQQIGGTVGTAALSTIFTTVLDRYIHHHQPPTPAVAATGAIHGYTVAFHIASVLFLVGAILTGIILRSGRLINNEPIHI
- a CDS encoding beta-ketoacyl synthase N-terminal-like domain-containing protein, which produces MVGPMTITGIGAVTGYGWGAEPLWTGLISGKPAAKLVGGFGSSGDEDAWVAQIADEGNPLDGLTRFSRAMRGAAREAVTDAFERGWVPGRRVGLLHAVVISEVEGWRDFYLKDAAHRRIRDYLTLMPSTPVSMLMKEYDFHGPAMNVSAMCSSGNAGLITAKMWLDSGFVDDVVFVSTDLSLTPENVEHFVRLGVGVVDVEPLDACRPFQEGSRGFPAGEAAVSFVLSKGVERPYAQMLGGDMSHDAHHLTSVDPARTYIDQCVRNALSAANTSTDEISYLNAHGPGTQQCDAAEAGIVDEVLHGIPGIYSIKQMVGHCQGAAAAVELAAAALSYEHGTVPAPPTVAPGHPRLLDGPTRMKPGALTLKTSLGMGGHNSAVVLAPAA
- a CDS encoding sensor domain-containing protein, encoding MTASDDDAATNDASSQPLDPVEERFRRLLEHSPDPMCVHAEGRVVYVNPAGVRGIAAKSADDLVGRMITDFVHPDSIAPMLGRIASLHGEGDSTPAAEAVMLRLDGSPVDAEIVSVLTSWDGKPAYQVIFRDLTIEKAAEATLRYQAALVTHATDAIIATTLAGTITTWNPAAEAIYGRSAADALDLPITEAVGAAVDPAAIVADGGVEHSIHYSADGTALIVRVAAAAMDDGYVLVCSDQTALRRAERRFQIVVDSLVEGVVVLDADGQPEWINPAARRILGLPFSGKLPHYADLSEAFPLYDAEGHELEDWHPFFVRSLTTGLVPRHVVVGFDRPDGARRWLSVSSRLLDPAETGQQALLASFTDVTDQRDAQLQLKHQAHHDSLTGLPNRAYAEAQATQALQADPPTLAAVMFIDLDNIKTVNDAFGHYAGDAVIKTAAQRLRATLRSEDLIARHGGDEFVALLFGNPDYSALEGLAERLHAALAAPLDVAGIACSLTASIGVTQVVPEDSRDAAEILRDADAAMYKAKVYRATTHFMSP
- a CDS encoding acyl-CoA dehydrogenase family protein gives rise to the protein MDLTWSSADVAFRDEVREFLDDKLTPELRRAGRLMTSVYADHEASMKWQSILHERGWAAPAWPVEHGGCDWTLTQHYIFSRESQLAGAPSLSPMGIRMVAHALVKFGTQKQKDFFLPRILTGEVFFCQGYSEPEAGSDLAALSMAAVDDGDHLVCTGSKIWTTHAREANWMFALVRTSKAQKKQQGITFVLIDMTTPGIQIRPLVMTSGEEVQNQVFFDEVRVPKANVLGKIDEGWTVAKYLLEFERGGGASSPALQVMADEIASVAADQPGPAGGRLLDDPAFARKLADARIRTEVLEILEYRVLAAVAEGKNPGVASSMLKVLATELSQALTELAMEAAGPRGRVYQPHAACPGGPVTEYEAPADDYISGDEWQAVAPLRYLNDRAGSIYAGSNEIQRNILAKAALGL
- a CDS encoding acyl-CoA dehydrogenase family protein — protein: MDFNLSKEQELLRDGLGKFLATRYDLEKSRAAAKTGPGWQPDIWSGFANELGILGAALPEDVGGIGGGPVEIMVIAEALGHALVVEPYVDTVVVAGGLLQRAGGPVATSLLEKIVEGNAVVALAAAEASSGENWQDVSTIAERGGDGWVLRGSKIVAMSAPLATHLLVTARTDDGMSLFVVELDGATAGIKTHPYRTVDDRRAADIVFDGLTLPGEALLGEEGQAWPSIATSRDEGAAAVCSEAVGCMRKVLSDTVEYAKQRHQFGQPIGSFQALQHRMVDMYMELEQAVAAVYLTVLKLDSEPEIRARAVSAAKATVGRAARFIGQQAVQLHGGMGMTEELAIGHYFKRLTAAQFEFGSTDYHVGRYAELTT
- a CDS encoding DMT family transporter, coding for MSSRGWILFLAMSIIWGIPYLLIKIAVDGVSVPVLVFTRVAVGAAVLLPLAMSRRTVTIVRDHWKALLGFAFFEIIAAWWLLSDAERHLSSSMTGLLIAAAPIIAAALDRLTGGERLGAKRILGLAVGIAGVAVLAGPHIGGSTWPIIEVLLVATCYAIAPLIAARHLADVPALPMTAVCLGFAALVYAVPAAVTWPSEMPSTQVLLALAGLAVICTALAFMVFFALIREVGAARALVFTYINPAVALAAGVIVLNEQLTPWNVAALVLILVGCVLATHRRAAAPAGAATEPTRAAPR
- a CDS encoding TetR/AcrR family transcriptional regulator, which codes for MTSNVTPRRPANGKQVRADRTRAMVIDETVHCVLEEGFGAASAKHITERAGVTWGVIQYHFGDRDGLLMAVVDSGFSELLAKLREVEPKLGSHIGRARTELLVNTVADAFLSPTSIAALEILIATRASRADVDQRHLLNLFATLTGLGRYVAEGLEPERADAVGNLVWTTLMGTMVATMAVPDPVDVSRELRALTDAITAYVDEARRG